The sequence CCAAGCGCTTTCAGTCTTCTAATAGTACCTTCTACTTCAGCGGCATTTTTAAATACTCCACCAACGATAGATTTTTGCATATATGATTCCTCCTATTCTGTTTTACTAAAAGTTTAGTAGATCTTAGTTTGTATATACCCGGTTGAAAGTGATGTAAACATGGTCATTCACTCCTGACTTTTAAATGAGTGTACCGATATAAAACCTTTAATATAGAAAGAACTAGGGTTATATCATATTCAATCTTAGGTGGATGAAGAGGTTTGCAGCTATCATTTATATCAACTTTACACTTTAACAGAAGGTAAAGTTGATATGAATGAACGGTTTTCAAATAAAAAGGACATGCAAAAAGAAGCCATTTCTCCAGAGAAATGGCTTCTTTTTGATCTCTTTTATAAGTTTTCAGGCGTTTTTTTATTAGACTTCCAACCTTTTCGGTATCCTATTTTGGATTATATGTTCCAATTATCGTGGGAAAGAATCTATATACGCATTAATGCCCCATTAGGTTCTGGGATCTCTTCTTCTCTGATCTGATTCATTCGACAAAAGTATTCAAGGAACTTCTGTGCTAGTTCTTGTTCTTGTGTGTCACTTTTCAATGAGATGATATCAAGTAAGATTTGAGCCATCCATATATTATCGAAATAACGATATTTACCTGTATTCCAAGTCGTTTTGTGAGGGGATTTTTCATTTACATAGTATTTCCAAAAAGGCATTTTAGCTGATTCCTGTTCAGTCAGTTGTATTCTATATTCTGAATGAGCAGGAATGTATCCATCTTCACAAAATCTGCCGATAAAATCTCCATTTACCATATAAACACCTAAGATACGTCTCTCGTTTTCGGACATACTTGAATCTCTTGCTGTTAAAAGGCAAACGCTGTTTGGATAAATGCGAGTAGGCTTTTTAGGCTCTCCCTTGTTATTGCCGCTCTTTATTTCGCCAGTAAAAACCTTCCACTCTGTAAAAACCTTGCTTTGTTCTTCATCATCACACCAAAAGACCATTTGTGATTGGGGATGAAGCTTATGATTTTTCATAAGTTTTTCATGTTCCATCCGTATTTGCTGTTCGATTTGACGTAGTTTCTTTTCTTCTTCCTTTTTCTGTTCTGCCTTCTTCCGTTCTATTTCCTTTTCTTGTATAACCTTTTCAAGTGAATGGGCAGCACTCTTGTCATGCATCTTTAGGTATTTTCCAAATGCATCGGGAAAAACAAACTTTTTATTTTCTGTTGCGAAATGCACTTCTATCATAGAATCGCTATGTTTCACAACACTTCCCTTGCCAAAACGCTTATGGGATACTTCTTTATTAATTAAGTTCATTCGTTTTGTCCTCCCTTTGATACTATAATTTTGGCTCACCGTATTCTGGTTAGTCATATTTACTAAATATGGATAAGCTCTTTAATTGTTTAAAGCAGTAGTTTTTAATCATGCTTATTTGGTTATCCTCTAACAGGTGACCAGAAATATTTAAACGACTA is a genomic window of Niallia sp. XMNu-256 containing:
- a CDS encoding malate synthase: MNLINKEVSHKRFGKGSVVKHSDSMIEVHFATENKKFVFPDAFGKYLKMHDKSAAHSLEKVIQEKEIERKKAEQKKEEEKKLRQIEQQIRMEHEKLMKNHKLHPQSQMVFWCDDEEQSKVFTEWKVFTGEIKSGNNKGEPKKPTRIYPNSVCLLTARDSSMSENERRILGVYMVNGDFIGRFCEDGYIPAHSEYRIQLTEQESAKMPFWKYYVNEKSPHKTTWNTGKYRYFDNIWMAQILLDIISLKSDTQEQELAQKFLEYFCRMNQIREEEIPEPNGALMRI